In the genome of Devosia rhizoryzae, the window TCAGGCGGTTGCGCGCCATGCCGTGGGCGAGGCTCAACGCGCTCTTGTAACCGATCTCGTCGGTGCCGCCATGGGATTTGATGACGATCCCATTGAGGCCCATGAAGACGCCGCCATTGACGGTGCGCGGGTCCATGCGGCGTCGAAGGTCAGAAAGGGCAGAGGAAGCGAACAGTGCGCCGAGCTTGCTCAGCCAATTGGCGCTGAGGGCGCTGCGCAGATAGGAGCTGACCTGGCGGGCAGTGCCTTCGGCAGTCTTGAGCGCGATATTGCCGACAAAACCTTCGGTGACGACGACGTCGACCGTGCCCTTGCCGATATCGTCGCCCTCGACAAAGCCGTGATAGGTGAAGCCGGCGCCGCTGGCCTGGGCAAGGATCTTACCGGCTTCCTTGATGTAGTCGAGGCCTTTGACTTCCTCGGTGCCGACATTGAGCAGGCCGACCGTCGGTTTTTCGGTGTTGAGCAGCGCCCGGGCGAGGGCGGAGCCGAGGATCGCGTAATCCACCAGCTGCTCGGCATCCGCGCCGATGGTCGCGCCCATGTCGAGAACGATGATGTCGGAGCGCAGCGTCGGCCAGATGGCGGCGATGCCGGGGCGGGAAATGCCTTCCATGGGGCGAAGGCAGAAGGTGGCCATGGCCATCAGCGCGCCGGTGTTCCCACCTGAGACCGCAACATCGGCATCGCCGTCCTTGACCGACTGAATGGCCATCCACATCGAGGACGTGCCGCGGCCCTTGCGCAGGGCCTGGCTGGGCTTTTCGTCCATGGCGATCACGGTTTCGCAATGACGGACGGTCGAGACGGGTTTGAGCGCGGGAAATTCGGCGAGCAGCGGAGCGATCTGCTCCTCGCGACCGTGAAAGATGAAGCGCGTCTCGCCGCGATCCTTAAGGAGGAGATTGGCCCCATGCAGCACGGCACGCGGGGCGTGGTCGCCACCCATGGCATCCACGGAGATCGTAATAGAATCGGTCATTTCAGCCCGTTTTTCGGCCCGCTGGGCGGGGCTAGAACATATAACATCGCCCGGTCGGCGCAACCCCTGGAGGGCGGATCAGCTCTTATCGGGGTCTTCGCCCTTGAGCCGCGCGAGCTGGGCAAAGGGGCTTTCTTCCGCATCGCCGGTGGGCAATCCGAGCGCGTCGAGCGACTCGCCGGGCAAGCGCGGATAGGGATCGAGACCAAGTGCTAGCGTTTCGAGCAGGAGCGCGCTGAGATCGACTTCGGGGCCATCGATATGGTCGGGAAAATCGTCGTCTTCGAGATCGACGAAGACTTCCGAGCCGGGCGCCGGTGCCTGCGCCTCGCGTGGCGCGGGCAGGAAGACGCGGTCGATCTCCTCGAAGACGGTTTCGGCGACGGGCTCGAAGCTGACGGTTGAGGCCTGTGTGACCTCGGCCTCGAGCTTGCCCTGTGCCCTAAGGCCGCCGCGTAGCGGGACGACGGTCAGGTGGGCGACGAAGCGCTCGACGGACAGGATGTTCATGGCCTCGGCGATGGCGGCGCGTTCGGCCTCGCTGGCGTCGACATCAACGGAGCGGCCGCCCGATGGCAGGCGATCGATGCGGACGATGGCATCAAAGATCGGTGTGTCGCGCTGGCTCATGCGGCGGCCTCGAAGGCGATGGCGCCTTTGGTGATGGCTTCGACCGGCTGGGTGGCCAGCGTTGCATCCCGCTCGATGATGTAGCTGGCGAGCGTTGCCGAATGCTCGGGTTCGCCGCCATCGAAGATGTTGCGCGAAATGACACCGGCGAGCGCCGCCTGATCGTTGCGATCGATGGCTTCGTTCATGGCGGCGAGGAGGCCGAAGAAGATGTTGCCCATCTTCTGGATCTTTTTGGGAACCGCAAGGTCCCCTACCCCCATTTCGCGCAGCGAACGGTCCATGTCTTTGAAGAACAGGTCGAAAACCGCCTGGCTGAAATCCTTGGCAGATTGCGGGCCATGCCGGAGGCGGCGGAACAAAAGCGCCATGTGGAGGCTGATCATGTCGAAGCGGCCGGTCACCGTATCCGGTACGCCCCACTGGGCATAAAAAACCGGCTGCCGGGATTGCGCCACAATGGAATTATAGACGGCGTAAACCGGCTCTGTGGCAGAGTTCTTGCGAAACAAGGACAAGATCATGGGATTGCGTCCAGCGTCGGTATGGGTCAAACACGGGCGAAACGGAAGCGGGCGGATGCCTGCTTGCCAGACTGTTGGGTTGACAGTTACACATTCCGGCGGCCAAGGGGCACGCGCCTCGTTGTCACGCCTATAGTCGAGAGCCATCGGGAAAGTCAAATTCATGCTCCTGCCTTTTGCCAAAGCATCTGTTGCTGCCGCCGTTCTCGCGGTCGCCCTCGCCGGGTGCACCAGCAGCACGTCTCTGGTGACCAAGCGTACGCAGGGCTATGAAATCCCCGCTTCGGCGCTGCAACAGATCCGCGTCGGCCAGAGCGAACAGCTGGTGACGCTGGTGCTGGGGTCGCCGATGTCGACCAACAGTTTCGGCGACCAGACGGCCTGGTATTATGTCGAGACCAAGGTCAACCAGACTTCGTTCGGCATGGCCATGGTGCAGGAGCGCACGGTTCTTGCCATCTATTTCGACAAGAACAAGAAGGTCGCCGACCGCGCGGTTTATACGCTCAAGGACGGCAAGGTCATCCCGATCGAAAGCCGCCGCACGCCATCATTTGGCGAGGACGCGACCTTTATTGACAGCATCCTGTCGTCGTTCTGATCGAACAAAATTCTAGAAAAAGCCCCGGCCGGTGCCGGGGCTTTTTTGTTTCTACCAGTTG includes:
- the plsX gene encoding phosphate acyltransferase PlsX, which encodes MTDSITISVDAMGGDHAPRAVLHGANLLLKDRGETRFIFHGREEQIAPLLAEFPALKPVSTVRHCETVIAMDEKPSQALRKGRGTSSMWMAIQSVKDGDADVAVSGGNTGALMAMATFCLRPMEGISRPGIAAIWPTLRSDIIVLDMGATIGADAEQLVDYAILGSALARALLNTEKPTVGLLNVGTEEVKGLDYIKEAGKILAQASGAGFTYHGFVEGDDIGKGTVDVVVTEGFVGNIALKTAEGTARQVSSYLRSALSANWLSKLGALFASSALSDLRRRMDPRTVNGGVFMGLNGIVIKSHGGTDEIGYKSALSLAHGMARNRLMDKIGDTMKSFPLTRATPDVPPETEVHSA
- a CDS encoding YceD family protein — protein: MSQRDTPIFDAIVRIDRLPSGGRSVDVDASEAERAAIAEAMNILSVERFVAHLTVVPLRGGLRAQGKLEAEVTQASTVSFEPVAETVFEEIDRVFLPAPREAQAPAPGSEVFVDLEDDDFPDHIDGPEVDLSALLLETLALGLDPYPRLPGESLDALGLPTGDAEESPFAQLARLKGEDPDKS
- a CDS encoding ubiquinol-cytochrome C chaperone family protein, with the protein product MILSLFRKNSATEPVYAVYNSIVAQSRQPVFYAQWGVPDTVTGRFDMISLHMALLFRRLRHGPQSAKDFSQAVFDLFFKDMDRSLREMGVGDLAVPKKIQKMGNIFFGLLAAMNEAIDRNDQAALAGVISRNIFDGGEPEHSATLASYIIERDATLATQPVEAITKGAIAFEAAA
- a CDS encoding outer membrane protein assembly factor BamE encodes the protein MLLPFAKASVAAAVLAVALAGCTSSTSLVTKRTQGYEIPASALQQIRVGQSEQLVTLVLGSPMSTNSFGDQTAWYYVETKVNQTSFGMAMVQERTVLAIYFDKNKKVADRAVYTLKDGKVIPIESRRTPSFGEDATFIDSILSSF